In one Mycobacterium heckeshornense genomic region, the following are encoded:
- the rpsB gene encoding 30S ribosomal protein S2 has translation MAVVTMKQLLDSGTHFGHQTRRWNPKMKRFIFTDRNGIYIIDLQQTLTYIDKAYEFVKETVAHGGTILFVGTKKQAQESIAAEATRVGMPYVNQRWLGGMLTNFATVHKRLQRLKELEAMEQTGGFEGRTKKEVLGLVREKNKLERSLGGIRDMNKVPSAIWVVDTNKEHIAVGEARKLGIPVIAILDTNCDPDLVDYPIPGNDDAIRSAALLTRVIASAVAEGLQARAGLGRGDGKPEAEAAEPLPEWEQELLAATTPAPEPIAADTATEQTTDPS, from the coding sequence ATGGCTGTTGTAACCATGAAGCAGCTGCTCGACAGCGGCACCCACTTCGGGCATCAGACCCGTCGCTGGAACCCCAAGATGAAGCGGTTCATCTTCACCGACCGCAACGGCATCTACATCATCGACCTGCAGCAGACGCTGACCTACATCGACAAGGCGTACGAGTTCGTCAAAGAGACGGTGGCGCACGGCGGGACCATCCTGTTCGTCGGCACCAAAAAGCAGGCACAGGAATCGATCGCCGCCGAAGCCACCCGGGTCGGCATGCCATATGTCAACCAGCGCTGGCTGGGCGGCATGCTCACCAACTTCGCCACCGTGCACAAGCGGTTGCAGCGCCTCAAAGAGCTCGAGGCGATGGAACAAACCGGGGGTTTTGAGGGCCGCACCAAGAAGGAGGTGCTGGGCCTGGTCCGGGAGAAGAACAAGCTGGAACGCAGCCTGGGCGGTATCCGCGACATGAACAAGGTGCCGTCGGCGATCTGGGTCGTCGACACCAACAAGGAGCACATCGCCGTCGGCGAGGCCCGCAAGCTGGGCATCCCGGTGATCGCGATCCTCGACACCAATTGCGATCCCGACCTGGTCGACTACCCGATCCCCGGCAACGACGACGCGATCCGCTCGGCCGCGCTGCTGACCAGGGTGATTGCCTCCGCGGTGGCCGAAGGCCTGCAGGCCCGTGCCGGCCTGGGCCGCGGCGACGGCAAGCCCGAGGCCGAAGCTGCCGAGCCGCTGCCGGAATGGGAGCAGGAACTCCTGGCCGCAACAACGCCGGCCCCGGAACCGATCGCCGCCGACACCGCAACCGAACAGACCACCGACCCCTCCTAG
- a CDS encoding hemerythrin domain-containing protein — translation MSERIASRLGRRELLAIPVVAGGLASAACGGPSPKPHAPQQEPSVTPPEDLMREHGVLKRVLLIYREAIRRLEAGEPIPVKPLAAGAGIIRNFIEDYHEHLEEQYVFPRLEQAGKLTDVTAILRTQHQRGRALTDRVLAATSAPAAPDPQSRERLMRDLSAFVRMYEPHEAREDTVVFPALRDTMPAREFLELADTFEDEEHRRFGHAGFEGIVDHVADIEKSLGIYELAQFTPS, via the coding sequence ATGTCTGAACGAATTGCCTCGAGGCTTGGCCGGCGTGAGCTGCTGGCGATCCCGGTCGTCGCAGGCGGCTTAGCTTCGGCCGCTTGTGGCGGCCCGTCACCGAAACCGCATGCGCCCCAGCAAGAGCCGTCAGTCACGCCGCCCGAAGACTTGATGCGCGAGCACGGGGTGCTTAAACGGGTGCTGTTGATCTACCGCGAAGCCATCCGCCGTCTTGAAGCGGGCGAGCCGATACCGGTCAAGCCGCTGGCCGCCGGGGCGGGCATCATTCGCAATTTCATCGAGGATTATCACGAGCACCTCGAAGAGCAGTACGTGTTTCCCCGACTCGAACAGGCCGGCAAGCTCACCGACGTCACTGCGATTTTGCGCACCCAGCACCAGCGGGGCCGCGCGCTGACGGATCGGGTGCTCGCTGCGACCAGCGCCCCGGCTGCCCCGGATCCACAAAGCCGGGAGCGGTTGATGCGCGACCTGTCGGCTTTTGTGCGCATGTACGAGCCCCACGAGGCGCGCGAGGACACCGTCGTGTTCCCGGCATTGCGTGACACCATGCCCGCCAGGGAGTTTCTCGAGCTGGCCGACACATTCGAAGACGAGGAGCACCGCCGTTTCGGGCACGCCGGCTTCGAAGGGATCGTCGACCACGTTGCCGACATCGAAAAAAGCCTCGGCATCTACGAGCTGGCCCAGTTCACCCCGTCGTAG
- a CDS encoding amidase, with protein sequence MRHVHAFGDDALGDLDAVALAEAIRTGQLARADVIEAAIARTEAVNPALNGLAYQAFDQARAVAAAPRAGFFSGVPTFVKDNVDVAGLPTMEGTDAWVPRRAARDGEFTRLYLGTGLVALGKTQMSEYGFSASAEHPRLGPVRNPWNTDYTAGASSSGSAAFVAAGAVPIAHANDGGGSIRIPAACNGLVGLKPSRGRLPVDKDLRRMPIRLVANGVLTRSVRDTAAFHREAERMWRQPNLPPIGDVTHPGRQRLKIAVLTRSVDRECSPEIRELTLKSARLLEELGHRVEHVENPPVPSTFADDFVLYWALLALGQLYISRRRFGDTFDPARLDNLTLGLARHARRNLHRLPLAVLRLRGVRRHTARFAETYDAVLTPTLAEETPRIGHLDPTGDYEQIMGRMRDWVAFTPLHNVTGEPAISLPLAESATGMPVGMMISADIGCEARLLALAYELEEAQPWRRIQAAADKPRGKHR encoded by the coding sequence ATGCGACATGTGCACGCCTTCGGCGACGACGCCCTCGGGGATCTCGACGCGGTCGCCCTCGCCGAGGCGATCAGAACCGGGCAGCTTGCGCGGGCGGACGTGATCGAGGCGGCGATCGCCCGCACCGAGGCCGTCAACCCCGCCCTCAACGGCCTGGCTTACCAAGCGTTCGACCAGGCGCGAGCCGTCGCGGCAGCCCCGCGGGCCGGTTTCTTCAGCGGGGTGCCGACCTTCGTCAAAGACAACGTCGACGTCGCCGGGTTGCCGACGATGGAGGGCACCGACGCGTGGGTGCCGCGCCGGGCTGCCAGGGACGGCGAGTTCACCCGGCTGTATTTGGGGACCGGCCTCGTCGCGCTGGGAAAAACGCAGATGTCCGAGTACGGCTTCAGCGCATCCGCCGAGCACCCTCGGCTCGGACCGGTCCGCAACCCGTGGAACACCGACTACACCGCGGGTGCCTCGTCGTCGGGTTCGGCCGCGTTCGTCGCCGCTGGCGCGGTGCCGATCGCCCACGCCAACGACGGCGGCGGCTCGATCCGGATCCCCGCCGCCTGCAACGGGCTGGTGGGCCTCAAGCCGTCACGCGGCCGGCTTCCGGTGGACAAGGACCTGCGCCGCATGCCGATACGCCTGGTCGCCAACGGTGTGCTGACCCGATCGGTGCGCGACACCGCGGCTTTTCACCGGGAAGCCGAGCGCATGTGGCGTCAGCCCAACCTGCCGCCGATCGGCGACGTCACCCATCCCGGCAGGCAGCGGCTGAAGATCGCCGTGCTGACGCGTTCGGTGGATCGTGAATGCAGCCCCGAGATCCGCGAGCTGACCCTGAAGTCGGCGCGACTGCTCGAGGAACTGGGTCACCGCGTGGAGCATGTCGAAAACCCGCCAGTGCCTTCGACTTTCGCCGACGACTTCGTGCTGTATTGGGCGCTGCTGGCGCTTGGGCAGCTGTACATCAGCCGGCGCCGGTTCGGCGACACGTTCGATCCCGCCCGGTTGGACAACCTGACGCTGGGTCTGGCCCGCCACGCGCGGCGCAACCTGCATCGGCTCCCGTTGGCAGTACTGCGGCTGCGGGGCGTGCGGCGGCACACTGCCCGCTTCGCCGAAACCTATGACGCAGTGCTGACGCCAACGCTGGCCGAGGAGACGCCGCGAATCGGCCACCTTGACCCAACCGGGGACTACGAGCAGATCATGGGCCGGATGCGCGACTGGGTCGCGTTCACGCCGCTGCACAATGTCACGGGCGAGCCGGCGATCTCGCTACCGCTGGCCGAGTCCGCGACCGGCATGCCGGTGGGCATGATGATCTCGGCCGACATCGGGTGCGAAGCGAGGCTCTTGGCACTGGCTTACGAACTCGAAGAGGCGCAGCCATGGCGCCGCATTCAGGCCGCGGCCGACAAGCCCCGTGGAAAACACCGCTAG
- a CDS encoding ChaB family protein, translating into MPKTTKGGGVKKSELPATLQRSGAKAQRTFAKAHDAAAKQYGSEQRAHRVGYAALKHEFEKVGDHWEPKARKGPFDKAAERGGPRNTAPSAEGVDANASKKHLLDVARRLDVRGRSSMSKSELVDAIKKANRRARAR; encoded by the coding sequence ATGCCCAAGACCACCAAAGGCGGCGGGGTCAAAAAGAGCGAGCTGCCCGCTACCTTGCAGCGCTCCGGCGCCAAGGCGCAACGGACATTCGCAAAAGCGCACGACGCCGCCGCCAAACAGTACGGCAGCGAGCAGCGGGCCCACCGGGTGGGCTATGCCGCACTCAAGCACGAGTTCGAAAAAGTCGGCGATCACTGGGAGCCCAAGGCGCGGAAGGGCCCCTTTGACAAGGCCGCCGAACGCGGCGGCCCGCGGAACACGGCCCCGTCGGCGGAAGGCGTTGACGCTAACGCCAGCAAAAAGCATCTGCTCGACGTGGCGCGCCGACTGGATGTGCGCGGGCGGTCATCGATGAGCAAGTCCGAACTCGTCGACGCGATCAAGAAGGCCAACCGTCGCGCCCGTGCGCGCTAA
- a CDS encoding siderophore-interacting protein, with protein sequence MAGRPVHTFEVVRREQLAPHLVRVVLGGSGFDTFAPNEFTDSYVKLVFVADDVDVAELPRPLTLDSFAGLPADKQPLIRTMTVRRADPVVGELTIDVVVHGEHGVAGPWADTAQPGQPMYLMGPGGAYAPDPSADWHLLAGDESALPAIAAALEALPDNAVGKAFIEISGPEDEIALAAPKSVQVNWIYRGGRADLVPEDRAGDHAPLIEAVKTTQWLPGQVHVFIHGEAQAVMHNLRPYIRKDRAVDAEWASISGYWRRGRTEETFRQWKKELAEAEAAGVAD encoded by the coding sequence GTGGCGGGTCGACCAGTGCACACCTTCGAAGTGGTGCGGCGTGAACAACTCGCGCCGCATCTCGTGCGGGTAGTGCTCGGCGGCAGCGGCTTCGACACGTTCGCACCGAACGAATTCACCGATTCGTATGTCAAGCTGGTATTCGTCGCCGACGACGTCGATGTGGCCGAGCTGCCGCGTCCGTTGACGCTGGACAGCTTCGCCGGTCTGCCTGCCGACAAGCAGCCGCTGATCCGCACGATGACCGTTCGCCGTGCAGACCCGGTGGTCGGCGAGCTGACCATCGACGTCGTGGTGCACGGCGAGCACGGGGTCGCCGGGCCTTGGGCGGACACGGCGCAGCCCGGTCAGCCGATGTATTTGATGGGCCCCGGCGGCGCCTATGCCCCAGACCCCTCCGCCGACTGGCATCTGCTGGCCGGCGATGAATCCGCCCTTCCCGCCATCGCCGCTGCTCTAGAAGCGTTGCCGGACAACGCGGTTGGTAAGGCATTCATCGAGATCTCCGGACCCGAAGACGAGATCGCGCTGGCCGCACCGAAATCGGTACAGGTGAATTGGATATACCGTGGTGGGCGCGCCGATCTGGTGCCCGAGGATCGCGCCGGCGACCACGCGCCGCTGATCGAGGCGGTCAAGACCACCCAATGGTTGCCCGGTCAGGTGCACGTCTTCATCCACGGAGAAGCCCAGGCTGTCATGCACAATCTTCGCCCCTACATCCGCAAGGACCGTGCAGTCGACGCGGAATGGGCGTCGATCTCCGGTTACTGGCGGCGCGGCCGCACCGAAGAAACGTTTCGGCAGTGGAAGAAGGAACTCGCCGAAGCCGAGGCGGCCGGGGTCGCGGACTGA
- a CDS encoding alpha-hydroxy-acid oxidizing protein yields MAFSDYQNEIYLQGLAGVVPSLPMAFAELEANARAAMPPWVWSYVAGGAGDERTQRANCTAFERWGLIPRMFVGAQDRDLSVELFGLSLPSPVFMAPIGVIGICAQDGHGDLATARAAARTGVPMMVSTLTADPLEQVAAEFGDTPGFFQLYTPTDRELAASFVHRAEAAGYKGIVVTLDTWVPGWRPRDLSTANFPQLRGHCLSNYTGDPVFRAGLKRPPEEDPQGAVLRWVQLFGNALTWDDLPWLRSLTKLPLIVKGICHPDDARRAKDGGVDAIYCSNHGGRQANGGLPALDCLPGVVEAADGLPVLFDSGVRSGADIIKALALGATAVGIGRPYAYGLALGGIDGVVHVLRALLAEADLIMAVDGYPALSDLTPAALRPVS; encoded by the coding sequence GTGGCGTTCTCCGATTACCAGAACGAGATCTACCTCCAGGGTCTAGCGGGCGTCGTCCCGTCGCTGCCCATGGCCTTCGCCGAGCTGGAGGCCAACGCCCGGGCCGCGATGCCGCCATGGGTGTGGTCGTATGTCGCGGGCGGCGCCGGCGACGAGCGCACCCAGCGGGCGAACTGCACCGCATTTGAGCGCTGGGGCCTGATCCCGCGGATGTTCGTCGGTGCCCAGGACCGCGACCTATCCGTCGAGTTGTTCGGGCTGTCGTTGCCGTCACCGGTGTTCATGGCGCCCATCGGGGTCATCGGCATCTGTGCCCAAGACGGTCACGGCGACCTGGCGACCGCCCGCGCGGCCGCCCGCACCGGTGTTCCCATGATGGTGTCGACCCTGACCGCCGACCCGCTCGAACAGGTGGCCGCCGAATTCGGCGACACCCCAGGTTTTTTTCAGCTGTACACACCCACGGATCGGGAGTTGGCGGCCAGCTTCGTGCACCGCGCCGAAGCCGCGGGCTACAAGGGCATCGTGGTCACACTGGATACCTGGGTGCCCGGGTGGCGGCCGCGGGATCTGAGCACGGCGAACTTCCCGCAACTGCGGGGGCATTGCCTGAGCAACTACACCGGCGATCCGGTTTTTCGCGCCGGCCTGAAACGCCCGCCGGAGGAAGATCCCCAGGGCGCCGTGCTGCGCTGGGTTCAACTGTTCGGCAATGCGCTGACGTGGGATGACCTGCCGTGGCTGCGGTCGCTGACCAAGCTGCCGCTGATCGTCAAGGGCATCTGCCACCCCGACGACGCCCGGCGCGCCAAGGATGGTGGCGTCGACGCCATCTACTGCTCCAACCACGGCGGGCGCCAAGCCAACGGCGGTCTGCCGGCGCTGGACTGTCTGCCGGGCGTGGTGGAGGCCGCAGACGGGCTGCCGGTGCTGTTCGACTCGGGCGTGCGCAGCGGCGCGGACATCATCAAGGCCCTGGCGCTGGGCGCGACCGCAGTCGGCATCGGGCGTCCGTACGCCTACGGGCTGGCCCTCGGCGGAATCGACGGCGTCGTTCACGTGCTGCGCGCGCTGCTGGCCGAAGCCGACCTCATCATGGCCGTCGACGGCTATCCCGCGTTGAGTGATCTCACCCCGGCTGCGCTGCGACCGGTCAGCTAG
- a CDS encoding YraN family protein: protein MTTLTRAELGALGEQLAVDHLTRSGLRILTRNWRCRYGEIDVIAVDAASRTVVFVEVKTRTGDGFGGLANAVTPQKARRLRRLAGLWLAGQDRGWAAIRIDVVGVRIGRCRAPEIIHLQGIG, encoded by the coding sequence ATGACGACGTTGACGCGGGCCGAGCTGGGAGCACTGGGCGAACAACTGGCCGTCGATCACCTGACCCGGTCGGGGCTGCGGATTTTGACCCGCAACTGGCGGTGCCGGTATGGCGAAATAGACGTGATCGCCGTCGACGCCGCTTCGCGCACAGTGGTGTTCGTTGAGGTCAAGACCCGTACCGGCGACGGTTTCGGCGGCCTGGCGAACGCGGTGACCCCGCAGAAGGCGCGCCGGCTGCGCCGGCTGGCCGGGCTGTGGCTGGCCGGTCAGGACCGCGGGTGGGCGGCGATCCGCATCGACGTCGTCGGCGTGCGAATCGGGCGCTGTCGCGCGCCCGAGATCATCCATCTGCAAGGGATCGGCTGA
- the tsf gene encoding translation elongation factor Ts: protein MANYTAADVKRLRELTGAGMLDCKNALADANGDFDKAVEALRIKGAKDVGKRAQRATAEGLVAATDGALIELNCETDFVAKNAEFGALADQIVAAAAASKTTDVDTLKAAKIGGKTVEQAIADLSAKIGEKLELRRVAYFDGTVETYLHKRAADLPPAVGVLVEYTGTGDQAKEAAHTVALQIAALRARYLSRDDVPDDVVASERRIAEETAKAEGKPEQALPKIVEGRLGGFFRDAVLLDQVSVSDSKKTVKALLDEAGVTVTRFVRFEVGQQ from the coding sequence TTGGCGAACTACACCGCTGCCGACGTCAAGCGGCTTCGGGAGCTGACCGGCGCAGGCATGCTCGACTGCAAGAACGCGCTGGCCGACGCCAACGGTGACTTCGACAAGGCCGTCGAGGCGCTGCGCATCAAGGGTGCCAAGGATGTCGGCAAACGCGCGCAGCGGGCCACCGCCGAAGGTCTCGTCGCCGCCACGGACGGCGCACTGATCGAGCTCAACTGCGAAACCGATTTCGTCGCCAAAAACGCCGAATTCGGTGCGCTGGCCGATCAGATCGTGGCGGCCGCGGCGGCGTCCAAGACAACCGACGTTGACACGCTCAAGGCGGCCAAAATCGGCGGGAAGACCGTCGAGCAGGCCATCGCGGACCTGTCGGCCAAGATCGGTGAAAAGCTCGAGCTGCGCCGGGTCGCCTACTTCGACGGCACCGTCGAGACCTATCTGCACAAGCGGGCCGCCGACCTGCCGCCCGCGGTGGGGGTCCTGGTCGAATACACCGGCACGGGAGACCAGGCCAAGGAGGCTGCGCACACGGTGGCCTTGCAGATCGCCGCGCTGCGGGCCCGTTACCTCAGCCGCGACGACGTGCCCGACGACGTGGTGGCCAGCGAGCGCCGCATCGCCGAGGAGACCGCCAAGGCCGAAGGCAAACCCGAGCAGGCGCTGCCCAAGATCGTCGAGGGCCGGCTGGGCGGCTTCTTCAGGGATGCCGTGCTGCTTGACCAGGTGTCGGTGTCGGACAGCAAAAAGACCGTCAAGGCGCTGCTTGACGAGGCCGGCGTGACCGTGACACGTTTCGTCCGATTCGAGGTGGGTCAGCAGTAG
- a CDS encoding tyrosine recombinase XerC: protein MEAILDEFAEYLALQRGRSAHTRRAYLSDLRSLFAFLAEQAPGSGLEALNLAVLRSWLAAEATAGAARTTLARRTSAVKAFTAWALRCGLLGSDPAVRLQVPKARRTLPAVLRQDQALAAMAAAKSASQQGDPLALRDRLIVELLYATGIRVSELCGLDIDDVDLGHRLVRVLGKGDKQRTVPFGEPAAEALRAWMADGRPALATAESGPALLLGARGRRLDVRQARTVVHQSVAAVTGAPDIGPHGLRHSAATHLLEGGADLRVVQELLGHSSLATTQLYTHVSVARLRKVHDQAHPRA from the coding sequence ATCGAAGCCATCCTCGACGAGTTCGCCGAGTATCTCGCGCTGCAACGGGGCCGGTCGGCCCACACCCGTCGCGCATACTTAAGCGACTTGCGCTCGCTGTTCGCGTTTTTGGCCGAGCAGGCCCCCGGCTCGGGCCTGGAGGCGCTGAACCTGGCGGTGCTGCGGTCCTGGCTGGCGGCCGAAGCCACCGCCGGTGCGGCCCGCACCACGCTGGCCCGCCGCACCTCGGCGGTCAAGGCGTTCACCGCATGGGCGTTGCGGTGCGGCCTGCTCGGTAGCGATCCGGCTGTGCGGCTGCAAGTGCCGAAGGCGCGCCGTACGCTCCCGGCGGTGCTGCGCCAAGATCAGGCGCTGGCTGCCATGGCTGCTGCGAAATCTGCTTCGCAGCAAGGTGATCCGCTTGCTCTGCGAGACCGGTTGATCGTCGAGTTGCTCTACGCCACCGGTATCCGGGTCAGCGAATTGTGCGGCCTGGACATTGACGACGTCGACCTCGGGCACCGGTTGGTGCGGGTACTCGGGAAAGGCGACAAGCAGCGCACCGTTCCGTTCGGTGAGCCGGCGGCCGAGGCGCTGCGCGCGTGGATGGCCGACGGACGCCCAGCCCTGGCCACCGCCGAATCCGGGCCCGCGCTGCTGCTCGGTGCCCGGGGTCGACGACTCGACGTGCGCCAGGCTCGCACGGTGGTGCACCAGAGCGTCGCCGCGGTCACCGGCGCGCCTGACATCGGCCCGCACGGACTGCGGCACAGCGCGGCCACCCACCTGCTCGAAGGCGGGGCCGACCTGCGCGTCGTGCAGGAATTGCTCGGGCATTCCAGTCTCGCCACCACCCAGCTCTACACCCATGTCTCGGTGGCGCGACTGCGCAAGGTCCACGATCAAGCCCATCCGCGCGCGTGA
- a CDS encoding YifB family Mg chelatase-like AAA ATPase — protein MALGRAFSVAVRGLDGEIVEIEADITSGLPGVHLVGLPDAALQESRDRVRAAITNCGNQWPMSRLTLALSPATLPKMGSVYDLALAAAVLSAQRRKPWRRLETTVLLGELALDGRVRPVRGVLPAVVAAKADGWSAAVVPVGNLAEASLVDGIDVWGVRTLGQLQTWLSGAASLEDRISATSAAPEPAADLADVVGQAQARFAVEVAAAGGHHLMLTGPPGVGKTMLAQRLPGLLPPLSESESLEVTAIHSVAGLLSDATPLITRPPFVAPHHSSSVAALVGGGSGMARPGAVSCAHRGVLFLDECAEIGVSALEALRTPLEEGEIRIARRDGVARYPARFQLVLAANPCPCAPADPQDCICPAAAKRRYLGRLSGPLLDRVDLRVEMHAVRAGAFSATRGESTAQVRRRVAQARDAAADRWRPYGFRTNAEVGGALLRRRFRLDSVAMAPLRAALDRGLLSIRGVHRTMRVAWTLADLAGRSAPGVDEVAAALSFRQPGASR, from the coding sequence ATGGCCTTGGGGCGGGCGTTCTCGGTCGCGGTGCGTGGCTTGGACGGTGAGATCGTCGAAATCGAAGCCGACATCACCTCGGGACTGCCGGGCGTGCACCTGGTGGGCCTGCCCGACGCCGCCCTGCAGGAATCCCGGGACCGGGTCCGTGCGGCCATCACCAACTGTGGCAACCAGTGGCCGATGAGCCGGCTGACCCTGGCGTTGTCGCCGGCCACGCTGCCCAAGATGGGGTCGGTCTACGACCTGGCCCTGGCGGCGGCGGTGCTGAGCGCGCAGCGAAGAAAGCCGTGGCGGCGGCTGGAAACCACGGTGCTGCTGGGGGAACTGGCACTGGACGGGCGGGTACGCCCGGTGCGGGGGGTGCTGCCGGCAGTGGTGGCCGCCAAGGCTGACGGTTGGTCGGCCGCCGTGGTGCCGGTCGGCAACCTGGCGGAGGCCAGCCTTGTCGACGGCATCGACGTCTGGGGTGTGCGCACCCTGGGACAACTGCAAACCTGGCTGAGCGGTGCGGCGTCGCTGGAAGACCGGATCAGCGCGACATCCGCTGCGCCCGAGCCGGCGGCCGACCTCGCTGACGTGGTGGGGCAGGCGCAGGCCCGCTTCGCGGTGGAGGTGGCGGCCGCCGGAGGGCATCACCTCATGCTGACCGGCCCGCCCGGAGTAGGCAAAACCATGCTGGCGCAACGTCTTCCGGGCTTGCTGCCACCGCTGTCGGAAAGCGAGTCGCTGGAAGTGACCGCGATTCACTCGGTGGCCGGGCTGTTGTCGGACGCGACGCCGCTGATCACCAGGCCGCCGTTCGTCGCGCCGCATCACAGCTCCAGCGTCGCCGCGCTCGTCGGGGGCGGCTCGGGGATGGCGCGCCCGGGCGCGGTCAGCTGCGCCCACCGCGGAGTGCTGTTTCTTGACGAGTGCGCCGAAATCGGTGTCAGTGCCCTGGAGGCTTTGCGAACACCGTTGGAAGAAGGAGAGATTCGCATCGCACGCCGCGACGGCGTGGCGCGCTACCCGGCGCGCTTTCAGTTGGTGCTGGCGGCGAACCCGTGTCCGTGCGCGCCAGCGGATCCGCAGGACTGCATCTGTCCCGCCGCGGCGAAACGGCGCTATCTGGGCAGGCTGTCGGGTCCCCTGCTGGATCGGGTCGACCTGCGGGTGGAGATGCACGCAGTGCGGGCCGGCGCGTTCTCGGCTACTCGGGGCGAGTCGACGGCGCAGGTGCGCCGCCGGGTCGCTCAGGCCCGAGACGCGGCCGCCGATCGGTGGCGACCATACGGATTCCGTACCAATGCCGAGGTCGGCGGTGCGCTGCTGCGGCGGAGGTTCCGGCTGGACAGCGTGGCGATGGCACCGCTGCGCGCCGCACTGGACCGCGGCCTGCTCAGCATCCGCGGGGTTCATCGGACCATGCGTGTCGCATGGACGCTCGCCGACTTGGCCGGTCGCTCAGCACCCGGTGTCGACGAGGTCGCGGCCGCGCTGAGCTTTCGCCAACCGGGAGCGTCGCGATGA
- the dprA gene encoding DNA-processing protein DprA, with amino-acid sequence MTESANDPTMRAWAYLSRVAEPPCVELAALVQRVGAVEAAERVRRGQVDHMLARRTEARREIDYATADLELLRRRGGRLITPGDDEWPMLAFAAFGSAAVQAKPQGRTPMVLWAQGPARLDETAQRAAAIVGTRAATAYGEHVAAELAAGLSEKGVAVVSGGAYGIDGMAHRAALAADGITLAVLAGGIDIPYPAGHSALLHRIGGHGLLVTEYPPGVRPARHRFLTRNRLVAAFAGAAVVVEAGLRSGAANTAAWARALGRVVGAVPGPVTSSASAGCHALLRAGAEVVTRSGDVVELVGRIGELAPGDPRPATALDALSDTERQVYEALPGRGGATIDEIAVGSGLAPAQVFGPLAMLEVAGLAEQREGRWRIVRVGTQQPARTGRLV; translated from the coding sequence ATGACCGAGTCGGCCAACGATCCGACGATGCGGGCCTGGGCGTATCTGTCGCGGGTGGCTGAACCGCCGTGCGTCGAGCTGGCGGCGTTGGTCCAACGCGTCGGTGCGGTCGAGGCGGCCGAACGGGTTCGGCGCGGGCAGGTCGACCACATGCTTGCCCGGCGTACCGAAGCCAGACGCGAAATCGACTATGCAACAGCCGATCTGGAGCTTCTGCGTCGCCGTGGCGGGCGGCTGATCACGCCCGGCGACGACGAGTGGCCGATGCTCGCGTTCGCCGCGTTCGGCAGCGCTGCGGTCCAGGCTAAACCACAGGGCAGGACACCGATGGTGCTGTGGGCGCAGGGACCCGCGCGCCTCGACGAAACCGCCCAACGCGCCGCGGCCATCGTCGGAACCCGCGCTGCGACCGCCTACGGCGAGCACGTGGCGGCCGAGCTCGCCGCGGGACTGTCCGAGAAAGGCGTCGCGGTTGTCTCCGGGGGCGCCTATGGCATCGACGGCATGGCCCACCGCGCCGCGCTGGCAGCCGACGGGATTACCCTGGCCGTGCTTGCCGGTGGGATCGACATTCCGTACCCGGCAGGTCATTCGGCGCTGCTGCATCGGATCGGCGGGCACGGTCTGCTCGTCACCGAATACCCTCCTGGTGTGCGGCCGGCCCGCCACCGGTTTTTGACGCGCAACCGGTTGGTCGCCGCGTTCGCGGGCGCGGCGGTGGTGGTGGAGGCCGGGCTGCGCAGCGGCGCGGCGAACACCGCGGCGTGGGCACGGGCCTTGGGGCGGGTGGTGGGCGCGGTTCCCGGGCCGGTCACGTCGTCGGCGTCGGCGGGCTGTCACGCGCTGCTGCGTGCGGGTGCGGAGGTGGTTACCCGCTCCGGCGATGTCGTCGAGTTGGTCGGTCGCATCGGGGAACTGGCGCCCGGCGACCCGCGGCCCGCGACGGCGTTGGACGCGCTCAGCGACACCGAGCGGCAGGTGTATGAGGCGTTGCCGGGCCGCGGCGGCGCCACGATCGACGAGATTGCCGTCGGGTCGGGACTGGCGCCGGCTCAGGTGTTCGGGCCGTTGGCGATGCTTGAGGTTGCCGGTTTAGCCGAGCAGCGCGAGGGTCGTTGGAGGATCGTCCGGGTGGGTACACAGCAGCCAGCGCGAACTGGCCGGCTCGTATAG